One genomic window of Cannabis sativa cultivar Pink pepper isolate KNU-18-1 chromosome 2, ASM2916894v1, whole genome shotgun sequence includes the following:
- the LOC115718508 gene encoding uncharacterized protein LOC115718508 yields MSVRDKEIATVDRCVGGGGGGNGGDDGDDDEDESGGVQERDEQKPRKRAKGHGCYGFSMNFGKARNLVLGQFTKTTRKPSRKTHIKASYSSSSVLVAAPNASTSSSSGKGCCLCIKKSGTGESSLGSQTSDPNDPTFTYDMLKVLIERNDFYSKECNSHLDVSEVSCCRE; encoded by the coding sequence ATGTCTGTGCGAGATAAGGAGATCGCAACCGTTGATAGGTGTGTTGGTGGCGGTGGTGGTGGGAATGGAGgtgatgatggtgatgatgatgaagatgagagTGGTGGGGTCCAAGAAAGGGATGAGCAAAAGCCGAGGAAGAGAGCCAAAGGGCATGGCTGTTATGGGTTTTCAATGAATTTTGGAAAAGCCAGGAACTTGGTACTTGGTCAATTCACCAAGACCACAAGAAAACCCTCCAGAAAAACCCATATAAAGgcttcttattcttcttcttctgttcTTGTTGCTGCACCAAATGCTTCTACTTCATCTTCTTCAGGTAAAGGTTGTTGCTTATGTATCAAGAAATCTGGAACTGGGGAATCATCTTTGGGGTCTCAAACTAGTGATCCCAATGACCCAACTTTTACTTATGATATGTTGAAAGTTTTGATTGAGAGGAATGATTTTTATTCGAAAGAATGCAATTCCCATTTAGATGTTTCTGAAGTTTCATGTTGCAGAGAATGA